The Mobula hypostoma chromosome 5, sMobHyp1.1, whole genome shotgun sequence region GTGAAAACCAGgtgcaaaatattcaaaatgGAGACAGAAGCTACTAAGTTTCTCTGGCAATTTTTAAATACAAAATATTTCTCTGTTATGCCTCAATATGATTCCTTCAGTCTCCATCTGTAAAGAACATGAACTTTTGTTCTTTTCCTTCTTTACAAAATGCATGGAGGTTTTTGCAGTTTCACTTTAATTTTTTGGCAGGATTGCCACATTTAACTTTTCTATTTCTTAGTCAATTATCTACAGGTTTCAGTTATTTAAGCTCAACTAAGATTTAACATCAATTATGAAGGCACAATGCAGACACATTACAAAAATAGCAGTATTTTGCATTTACATGCCACCTTTAGCATAATGTTACAATATCCCAAACATTTTACAGTTATCAAATGAAtggacttattcgagctggagtTCCACTAttagtgatgttccgcagggatctgtgctgggatataaatgacctggatggaaaTGGAgacgggtgggttagtaagtttgcagatgataccaagattggtggagttgtggatagtgtagaagactagcaatacagatcagttgcaaatatgggcagagaaatagtaGGTGGAAGTtaactcagataaatgtgaggtgttgcaccccGGTAGGGCAAATGAAAGAAGACAGTACATAGTTAAGAGCAAGACCCTtagcagtgttgctgagcagagagatcttggggtctaagttcatagctccatatgaaagtggctacacaggtcaatagggtggttaaggcAGCTAATgggatgcttgcttttattagttgaggcattgagttcgaaAGTCAAAAGGTTATATTATAGCTTTATAGAACtccagttaggctgcatctggagtattgcatgcagttctgttctccccactataggaagaatgttgaggctttggagagagtgcagaagaggtttaccagaatgctgcctggtgtagagggcatgtgctatcacgagagctGGACGAACTTGGGATGTTTTCCTTGCAGCaatagaggctgaggggagatctcatagaagtTTACAAGCTTATGAGATGCATAGAGAGAGCAGACAGGGAGCATCTTTTTCCTGGGGTAGCAAatcctaataccagagggcattgattgcatcggcactgatctgggccgacaattacgtgttaggtggcacctaattaattagtatgtttatttcggcttttttcttaaagatgtgctgtgtgcgtcccggctaccgttgcattttctgcgaatcggtatctgttcgtggcctgggggttggggtggtgggacactggggtgtcatctcatcgtcgatcaggacaggcagctcatcttctcctatgactgcctgcctcgatgtcgaaggtcgaggttcgtcgtctgctgtggctgatgtggaaggcttgcttgactgctgagcctcgcgcatttttctatcacacagttctttaataaggactcaaaccatcctgcaaatatctcctaaaccgacgtaccctttcaaaattaaagttgtactttatcaatactcattcggtttcgattgttatccttttttcttccaattgcatcagcgcttcatctgtcagttcttggtgatgggatgccaaaacctcttcaacatcatgttcgtcagcttccagaagccaaactcacattgtccttacttcgatcaccacgatcaaaatgcttaattatgtctagttttaccgtaagtgtaacacccttacgagctcttttaggcttttccaataccattttttattttttatcgcgcgctgagttttttttcgtaacagtgaaaacaccttctgaaagcgaaaacagggtactattgtaggtctttcgtaacagtgaggtttcgtaaagcgaacgttcgaaaagctggggacacctgtacaagggatatggacattgtgcaggtaaGAGAGATGAGTTTTTGGGAAGGGGGGGGTTGATTTTCTTTTCAGGCgctcaacacaacattgtgggctgaaggacctatcgCTATGCTCTACTGTTCCATGTTCAATGCTTCTAAATTAAGCATTGCTAAcattaaagattaaagtctgtcacaagccttgtggcccatcaggctggtgcttatgccagtttccgtggtgtgaagcgactgagagtacgagactcccccccacagagaggacgccagtctatcgcgaggttaacccccagcatttttgccggtacccattctcagctgggtagactggagcattgtgtggttaagtgccttgctcaaggacacgcacgctgcctcagccgaggctcgaacccacgaccttcagatcgctaattGGTAACATGACAGATGGTTATTAGGATTAATAACTCAAAGCACAGTTCCACCATGATTTTAAAGATAGTTTtctagaggagaaaaaaaagacaagCAGAGTGGAGAGTTTTAAGATCAGCATACCACTCCCACAATCAGAATCACAAATGAGGCATGGTCATACAACCATATTCTAGCAGGGCCGAATCTGTCATCAACAGAGGGACAACGACAGTCCCAAGTCAAGAGACAGTTATTAATAACAGGACTCAAGCTCACTCCCACCCTCCAAGGGCAGTAACATAATGAACTAGACTCACTCCCTTACACCAGAGACAGTCACTGAGAGTGGGGCAGGGTCTCCCTCCCCAGAGAAGGTCACTGACAATGGGGCAGAATCACCCATCCTCCGCCCAAGAGATAGAGAACAAGGTATCCCTCACTCCCCCAAGACAGTCACTGACAGTGGGGCAAGGTCTCTCTCCTTCCCTGGAGACGGTCACTGACAGTGGGGCagggtctctctccctcccccggaGAGGGTCACTGACAGTGGGGGaggatctctctccctccccggaAACAGTCACTGACAGTGGGGCAgggtctccctccctcctccggAGACCATCACTGACAGTGGGGcagggtctctctctccctcccccggaGAGGGTCACTGACAGTGGGGCAGGGTCTCTCTCCCCCGCAGTCACTGACAGTGGGGCagggtctctctccctcccccagagACGGTCACTGACATTGGGGCAgggtctctctcccccaccctgagagggtcactgacagtggggcagggtctctctctccctcactcggAGACAGTCACTGACAGTGGgtagggtctctctctctctcccccggaGACAGTCACTGACAGTGGGgcagggtctctctctctcctccagaGACAGTCACTGACTGGGGCagggtctctctctcccactgataGTGGGGCagggtctctctccctcccccagtgaGAGTCACTGACAGTGGGGCAGAGTCTCTCTCCTTCACCTGGAGAGGGTCACTGACAGTGGGGcagggtctctctctccctcccctggtGACTGTCACTGACAGTGGGGCAGGGTCTCTCTCCCCTGCAGACAGTCACTGACGGTGGGGCAGGATcgatctatctctctctctccctctccctctcttcccccagtCACTGACAGTGGGGCAgggtctctctccctcacccggaGACAGTCACTGACAGTGGGGCAgggtctctctccctcacccagagAGGGTCACTGACAGTGGGGCAgggtctctctccctcacccggaGACAGTCACTGACAGTGGGGCAgggtctctctccctcacccggaGACAGTCACTGACAGTGGATGAGCagggtctctctccctcccccggaGACAGTCACTGACAGTGGGGCAggatctctctccctcacccggaGAGGGTCACTGACAGTGGGGCAgggtctctctccctcacccggaGACAGTCACTGACAGTGGATGAGCAgggtctctctccctcacccggaGACAGTCACTGACAGTGGATGAGCagggtctctctccctcccccggaGACAGTCACTGACAGTGGGGCAggatctctctccctcacccggaGAGGGTCACTGACAGTGGGGCAgggtctctctccctcacccggaGACAGTCACTGACAGTGGGGCAGGGTGTAGCTCTCTCACCTGGAGACAGTCACTGACAGTGGATGAGCAgggtctctctccctcacccggaGACAGTCACTGACAGTGGGGCAGGGTCTCGCTCTCTCACCTGGAGACAGTCACTGCCGGTGGGTGAGCCTCCCTCCCTGGAGATGAGCAGGGTAAAGTCTCGCTTCCTACCCTAGAGACATTGACGAACAGTGGGGATCTCCTTCCCCCCGGGAGTCACCGACAGAGTCTCAATGCCATCACCGGACACGGTGATAGCTGATCCCTGTTCCCACCCGATACGCGGCCCTGCAGCACAATACCTGGCCCAGCCGATCACCTCAGGACTCCACCCGTCCTTCCTCAAGCTGAAACTATAGGCCTCCCCAAACACTGCGTCAAGACGTAAAGCGTCAATAGGGGAGGCTCTTCTTGGAGTGACATGACCGTAATCCAATCAGTGGCCAAATGTGTTCCACCCGCCCATGGAGCCGTGTGTTACCCCAGTCAGGTGATTTCACAGAGTGAGAGCACAAAGAATGAACATCCTGCTGCAGCCCCCTCTACGGATGGGAggacatgaatcagaatcagaaccggtTTGAATATTAAGTTCAATTGTTACTCAACCTTACACATGAAAACGGTGTTCATCTGAGTTCAAGGAGCAAAGCACAGAACaatcacacagcacatattgcacatgtaattatgatagcagaaaaaaacataattacaaaacaaaattaaGGACTATAATATAGCCCAAATCCTTTAGTGACATGGCCTGCAGATTTATGGTGCGTAGATGTTGTCCTGGGGCTACGTTTCTGCAAAAACAGGCCACAGTAGTGCCTCAAGTTGCAGTGTGCAGCTGTAGATGACAGCAATCCAACTTGTCTCcctctgagtgaacactggagagcagcactgaccgGAGGAGGAACCAGCCCAGAATCCGTGGCACACAGCCATTTCAGGCACCGCCTTCCTCGGTGGCCTCAACAGGCGACCCTAAGGCATGAATTATGCTTCACTTGTTGCTCTGGATGCCAGCATGGTATCTTTCATGTCTCCATTTCATGAATGTTTGCTTATTATCAACTATCTCTTGGCTATATGTGGGAATTTTCATGATTTCATGCCTGATATTTATATTTTAATGGATTGTGTCATTTGTTTTCACTATTTGTGCTGAGGTACTTGATGGCCAACATGAACATGATAGGCCACAGGGTCTGGTCCTATGCTACATGAGTGCAATAGCATACTTCCACAAGGTTTTCTCTCCATAATGTTCTCACACCTTCAAGGGGGAATATCATAATTATTACCACATACCCTAAGGTAGCAGAACTTGGGCAACCTTGATAATTGTTCATAAATGCACAGGGACATATCAACCTATGATTCAGCACTAATTTGCATTGGATTCACAGTCTTGATGGGATCACATGGATCATAGAGACACCTCTTGTGGTGTATGCATAAATCCTCCACCATTTGAAAACTCTGGAATCATTTGACTACCATCACTTCAGTCTCTAAACCAGCTTCATGCTTCAGCCTGCCTGCATCTATGTTATCCTATTGGTGGACATCCAAATTTAGTTGTAACCTCCCTTGTGTTGTCTCCTGcaaatccataatccaaattagTTCTAAAAATAAAATTCACATCTTGTTCATTCagaaggaggaatctggagcaacaaattatCCGCTGCAggactcaaaacatcgactgtccatttccctccatagatgctgagtttctccaggttTTTCTTTTGTGCATATTGCCctaaattccagtatctgcagtctcttgtatctctagTCTGCTAGGAGAACTCCGCTGGCTGAGGACTTCTGTTAGGGCAAGAGATTGTCAATGCTTCAAGTCTGCATTATCTTTTCAGGTGTTCATTTGAATATCTTCATTTTCTCTCCCTGGTCCTTTTGCTTCGTTCAAGTAACTATGTTATATTTCCCTACCCACTACCCATCTCTCCTTTTGTCTAAGCTGCATGCAGACCACCAATGCATTAGCTACAGAATGCTCAACCAGGAGCATATGCAGCCAAGATGTTGAACGAGGATGTACCGATACCAGGTGTGAACTAGGTAACCTGCTCACCACTGGGGGactattcaaagtcaaagtcgagttttgTCATATGCATATACAATAAGCAACTTACCTGCAGCACATCACATAGCAtcatatacaaatatataaaatataaattatacacattaTACACATTCTTTAGAAGAAAGAATGCAATTTTTTCCAAAAGAAGAGGTTGGTTCTATAGCGCTGAGTGGTGCAACggcaaccacctctcactcaatgtcagcaagaccaagaagatgAATATTGacgtcaggaggaggaaaccagaggtcctggAGTcaatcctcattgggggatcagaagtggagagggtcagtaactttaaattcttcggtgttatcatttcagagaatctgtcctgggcccagcacttaagtgccattacaaagaaatcaCGGTAGCACCTCTGCTTCTTAGAAGTGTGCGaatattcagcatgtcatctaaaactttgacaaaatagatgtgtggtggagagtatattgactagttgtatttttgtatagtaggggaattaagggttatggggaaaaggcaggtaggtggtgcggtcagatcagccgtgatcttattgaatggtggagcaggcttgacagatGGATGggctgcttctgctcctatttcttatgctcctaTGTTATCACTGAGCACTGTCTtacgaaagcagcatccgtcatcgtcagtgaccctcaccatccacaacgtgttctcttctcattgctgccatcaagaagtaggtacaggagcctcaggacctgtaccaccaggttcaggaacagttattaccccccaatcataaggctcttgaaccagaagggatcaTTTTACTCATCTCATCACTGAACTTTTCCCGCAACCCATGgattcaccttcaaggactctttatctcatgttcttaatatttattatttatttatatatgcatgtatgtatgcatttattccttttttctttctttttgtatttgcacagtttattgtttttATGCACATtagttgtccatcctgttggtctttcattgattttattgtgtttcttgtattttctgtgaTTGCCCTCAAgagaatgaatcccagggttgtatatggggaaatatatgtactttggtaatacatttactttaaactttgaattagaACAGGGACAGGGAAGTGTCTGTCCAGATAGAGTCGACGGAGTGGGAGACCTGCTCATAGCTGTCGGTGAATACCTGAGGCTATAATCATGCTAGATGCCTGTCACTAAACGAAGGGACCCCCGGCCGCATTGAGGGAGAATGGGAGTCCGATCACGTGACACTCGCAGGCGACCGTACAAAATAAGCAATTGATTGGCCGAATATGCCGCCGTCGCGACCAATGGAGTGCGGCGCGAAGGGGTCAAAGGGCAAACAGGGGCGAGCAGCCAGGCCGGGCGGAAAGGAGTGCCTGTTGCCTCCGGTGGACGCGTTGCTGAACCGAGCCCTCCCggggtgggtggatggaggttGCTCGGCTCTGACACCGCCTGGTAACTGTGATGGCAACCAACGAAGACCAGACGGTGAGAGCCGCCGCGCATCGGAGCCGCACTGCGGCCACCGAGTCCGACCTTTCGCGTGCTCGGGCCGGCCAGCTGACAGGGTCTCTCCCCAGTGCCGGGGGCTTGGCGACTCTGCCTGCCTGTTGCTTCACTTGGTGGTCCCTAGGGCTCCGAAGGTCACCCGGTCCGCGTACCACATGGTTTCAGTCAATGGCTAATGTCAAAATGCCAGCGGTGCGAATACAGGAACTTTTCTGATACATCCCATTGCTGGAAATAAGACCTGAAAATGCTCCTGACAGCTACTGTGGAGAGTGGAGCAGAGTTAGCGTTACAAATCAATAACCCCTTCATCGATTTGGAAGTGTAATTCCCTTTCTCACTCTGCAGATACCGAGTGACTCCACCGTTTGCTGCTCTGTTCCCGGATTTCTAACATCCTCAATACGTTGGTGCTGCATCTCAAAGCAGGGCAAATCAAAGTTGGAGTCCGCATGCTGCATTTTTCCCCTCGTACTGTAGTTTCCCCGTTTGTTTCTTTCCACCGCTCTAGTACAATATGATTTCTTAAACTGAACAAGTGAAGAATTTTGCTCAGAATTGGTGATGATTGTTGGTTTTGTAACTAGGTCAAAACCCTTTTCTCACATGGACACCTATGATTCAGAAAGGGTGCCTCATTTCCACCTTTGCAAGACCAATGAATCGCTAAATAAGTGGAGACAATGTAACAACCTCATTCACCTATTGAACGTTATGTCCAAAAAGTCAGGATCACGTGAAAATTGTCTGTGTAGATTTTGCTTAATTTCCAGCTTGTCCTTGTATGATTCTGAAAGAGAAAAATCACACTGTGGTACATTGTTTATGGACGTTTATAGAAACTTGCTAGAGATTTATGGAAGATGCTTAAAATCTCAAGGATAGACTGTCAAAATTCAATTCAAGCTACATCTgaggaaagaaaaacaatgtTTATTAGATTTATGAATTTGTTTCTTGTGCTCATTAAATGCTATGAAACTTCATTCAAATAATCTAATTTGGGGTTATGATTTTACAGTTAGAGGGTTTGTGTCATTTTTAATAATATTGTAATGAGATTTTTATTTTCAGATGGAGCTTGAAGCTCTGCGCTCCATTTATGAAGGAGATGAATGTTTTAAAGAACTCAGTCCAACATCTTTTCAGTATCGGGTGAGTATAGGATGGATTTTGGTACAACTACCCTATAAGTATATAGTATTTAGTGATTATAAGTTAATGTTTTTGCTGATTATTGATTCTTTACTTCATTGTGTTGTATCTTCAGATTCTACTCGTATGCTGGATACATTAGTGAAAGATTCATTCTTGTAGCTGACGTAGCATCCATCAATTTAATAGTGACATGAATCAAATAAATTCATATTGGAGTGATTGTGAAGTATGGGTGTAATTAGAAATATATATCTATCAAAATGATCATGAAGTATGGGTATAGTTGGAAAAAGGATTAAACGTAAGCACACAATATTTTTGAGATTTTTCTCAAAACACCTATTTTGTACCAAAAACAAAAGCTTCCTACAGCAATTCATCAGAATAATTTTGAagttaggcatccgttagtctcgtgagaccatggatttgcaccttggaaggtttccagggcacagaccAGGGcgaaggttgtatggaaaacggGCAATTgcgcatgctgcaagtcttccctctccacgccaccaatgttgtccaagggaagggcactagggcaatgtgtcgtcacagagcaatgtgtggttaaatgccttgctcaaggacacaacacgctgcctcagctgaggctcaaactagcgaccttcagatcactagaccgacgccttaaccacttggccacgcgccaacacacatTTTGCAGTATAACTAAAGCAAAGTATAACAGAGAAGCATAATCTGATTTTAATGGCTACATTAACACATTTGGTCTCGTACTGAGTGTTTATTTATTAGGTTCTACCAACCCTTCTCATTTTCTCTGAAAGataactttctttctttctcggttttgatgaagggtcttggatctTCAATAACACacataatgtgctggaggaactcagaaggtcaggcagcacccatggatgggaataaacagttgatgttttgggccgagacccttcatcagaatcttCAGTgttatgtttctctttccattggtgctgcctgatctcctgGGTGTTTCAAGTGTTGTTTTCTTTAGGAATGCTTTTTTATTTCAAAACCACTAACTTGTCTAAAAGCATTCCCATGATAATTGACCATAATTGTTACCAATTGCTGATGTTTGAGCATTGTCACAAGAACATAACTTGCCCATTGTGGagccaattattttatttttactacTTGTGGAAAAAAATGACCAGGTGGGTTCTGCAGCATGAATGTGATTTGCTGCACTGGATAATTGCCTGGTGACAAAATTGAAATTCCAAATACTTCTCTCTCCTATCTTCCAATTTTATCCTTCTCTTAATTATTTTACTTGATTGTAATAGAGGAAAagttgcggggggggggtagTGTAACAAAATGGTGATCATTATGCAATAAATAACTGGAGCTGGATGATAAAAGTTCTTAAGAATATCCAATGTATCAATAATTGTTGACAAAAAATGTTGTCTCATCATATCTTCACTTCACTACCAGTATCAAATTTAACTTTgatttctattttgttttgttaCATTTTAGATAGGTAACCTTGGCGACCCTAAAGCCTTCCTGCTAGAAATTTCATGGCCTGAAATGTATCCAGAAATGGCCCCAAACATATCATTGAATGCCTTCTTCAATAATAGCATGTAAGAGTTCGAAACTAGTTCAGTACAGAGTTCTAAATGACATGATCTCACTTCAGTTTCTAAAGAATCTGAAATGTCCTTAGTGAATTAAAATCTAGTGGTAATTTTTGAACTGAATTGCTCTCAATTTAagaattatttactttttttaaaaagtatagaCATAACAGTTACtattttgataatagattttCTGCTCCATATGTTGCAATAAGGCCAGTCCAGTGTAACTTGTTGACATATTATGAAGTTATTACTGATGTACAATGTAACTGCTCAGCAGTGTGGTTTATAACTATCCTTGTACAAACTTTAATGTATACAAAACATATTTCCCAAAATTTCACCCATGTATGCAGTGGTGTAAATGAATATCTGCCCATTCAGTTAGGATTGTCAACTGTTTTCTATCCTGTACTTGACTCAAGTTTAGTCAGACTTTGTGCCCTGTCTCTGTTGAATGTTGATTTTGATGTCACTTGCAATGGTTGGAAGCTTTTATAAAGATCTGGCAGAACTTATTGAATTACTTTGTTAATTAAAAACCACAACTTGTATTGGAATTGTATATTACTCAATATGGTAAACCATTGGATTATATCTTTTACATGTTTTGTGTATTCATCAGTTCTACATCAGTGAAGCAAAATATAATAGCCAAACTGCAGGAGCAGATTGAAGTAAATCTTGGGACAGCCATGATGTACACACTGTTTGAATGGGCTAAAGAGAATCAAGAGCAACTCATGGAAAACCACCGACCAGTAGTCAATACAGTCGTAAGTCTAATGTAAAAACCCTGCAATATATAGTCTTTCTTTTAACAGGAACAATTCCTGAGTGATCTGGTGCTGCTAAAATGTAATGTTATGGACTTGGACTGTGATAATATAGTCACATTtatgcatttaatatttctgttcatAGGACAAATGACACTGAAATGTAAGGTGATTTATGAAATACTGTACTGTCAGGCTTTAAATTGTGTGCAGAATCAgtcagatttattttcactgacttatgatgtgaaatttgttgaaggTTCTCAGTGTCGGGTGCAGTCACCTTGAGGCACTGCCACTTTAAGGtgttctcaatgatggggagTATTGTGCCATGTTGGAGCTAGTTAacactacaaccc contains the following coding sequences:
- the rwdd gene encoding RWD domain-containing protein 4 — translated: MATNEDQTMELEALRSIYEGDECFKELSPTSFQYRIGNLGDPKAFLLEISWPEMYPEMAPNISLNAFFNNSISTSVKQNIIAKLQEQIEVNLGTAMMYTLFEWAKENQEQLMENHRPVVNTVTTSTDENSVTTNISVAKKKEKKEHLSKSQKKKLADKTDNRGELPRGWNWVDVIKV